A window of Sutcliffiella cohnii contains these coding sequences:
- a CDS encoding MBL fold metallo-hydrolase translates to MEKEMSYGSDYKFIPATSIGSGVGIDILPDLYNYTIQIVNIHLVGDPNTNDFVLIDAGMPDSAEEIISVIENRFGENSRPKAIILTHGHFDHVGAIIELVKRWEIPVYAHELEMPFLLGEKSYPEPDATVEGGMVAKMSPMFPNEPINLGNHIKPFPSDGTVPHMPGFKWIHTPGHTPGHVSFYRENDGTLIVGDAFVTVKQEYLYKVFTQELEISGPPRYLTTDWNAAKASVAKLAALKPTVAVTGHGLPLSGDLLTSSLEKLVHDFDDIAKPDYGKYVH, encoded by the coding sequence TTGGAAAAGGAAATGAGTTATGGAAGTGATTATAAATTTATTCCAGCTACTTCTATTGGGAGTGGTGTCGGAATAGATATTTTACCTGACCTTTACAACTATACCATTCAAATAGTAAATATTCATTTAGTTGGTGATCCAAATACTAATGATTTTGTTTTGATTGATGCTGGTATGCCAGATTCAGCAGAAGAAATTATTTCTGTTATTGAAAATCGATTTGGAGAAAATAGCCGTCCTAAAGCAATTATTTTAACGCATGGCCATTTCGATCATGTTGGAGCAATTATTGAATTAGTAAAACGGTGGGAAATTCCTGTCTACGCACATGAACTAGAAATGCCGTTTTTATTAGGAGAAAAAAGTTACCCTGAACCAGACGCAACGGTCGAAGGTGGCATGGTTGCGAAAATGTCCCCAATGTTTCCTAATGAACCAATAAATTTAGGAAACCACATAAAACCATTCCCGTCTGATGGAACAGTACCGCATATGCCTGGATTTAAGTGGATTCACACTCCAGGTCATACTCCAGGTCATGTTTCTTTTTATCGAGAAAATGATGGTACATTAATCGTTGGTGATGCATTCGTCACTGTTAAACAAGAATATTTATATAAAGTATTTACACAAGAACTAGAGATTAGTGGGCCACCTAGATATTTAACAACGGATTGGAATGCGGCGAAGGCATCTGTTGCTAAATTAGCAGCACTTAAGCCAACTGTCGCAGTTACTGGACATGGTTTACCACTGTCTGGTGATTTGTTAACAAGTAGCTTAGAAAAATTGGTTCATGATTTTGATGATATTGCAAAACCTGATTACGGGAAGTATGTCCATTAA
- a CDS encoding ROK family transcriptional regulator, translating into MVTGDASFIKQINRSIIIGEIVKEGFISRADLSKATELTRATISAQVADLIDDGLVVETHVEHNAVGRKPIMLSINRKVGYALGIDLDYGQVTFMLSDLLGSPVSSHTVELHTTDYSEILSILVEEINKLKHTFTDTDLGIIGIVIAIHGLVGKDETIHFVPRLKWKNIHLKVDLEKEIGITVHLENNANLSSFAERAYIHHETNNLLCTTHYSGIGLGMMMNNEFFRGHNGFAGEIGHMIIVPEGITCNCGNKGCWEKYASESSFFAHLSELKNEQMTYEQVEEFLAQGDEEVQQLMDKFIYYISIGLNNLINMYNPEVIVLDSELLRIYPNALEKITANLHSSISHYHSLSISTIGKRSSVLGACALAIKHFLNVPTLNLPVEQK; encoded by the coding sequence ATGGTTACTGGTGATGCTTCTTTTATCAAACAAATAAACCGATCAATTATTATCGGAGAGATTGTGAAAGAAGGATTTATATCTAGAGCTGATTTATCAAAAGCAACAGAACTAACTAGAGCGACAATCTCAGCCCAAGTGGCCGATTTAATAGATGATGGACTTGTAGTAGAGACTCATGTAGAACATAATGCGGTTGGACGTAAACCAATTATGTTATCTATTAATCGTAAAGTAGGTTACGCACTAGGAATTGATCTCGATTATGGACAAGTAACATTTATGTTATCTGATTTATTAGGTAGCCCCGTTTCATCACATACGGTTGAGTTACATACTACGGACTATTCAGAAATTTTATCCATATTAGTGGAAGAAATAAATAAACTGAAGCATACGTTTACGGATACTGACCTTGGGATTATCGGAATTGTTATTGCCATACACGGACTTGTTGGAAAAGATGAAACCATTCATTTCGTACCTCGTTTAAAATGGAAGAACATTCATTTGAAAGTAGATTTGGAAAAAGAAATTGGTATTACTGTCCATCTTGAAAACAACGCAAATTTAAGTTCATTTGCAGAAAGAGCATACATCCATCACGAAACAAATAATTTACTTTGTACGACGCATTATTCTGGAATTGGATTAGGAATGATGATGAACAATGAATTTTTCCGCGGTCATAACGGTTTCGCAGGAGAGATTGGGCATATGATCATCGTACCTGAAGGGATTACTTGTAATTGTGGAAATAAAGGGTGTTGGGAAAAATACGCTTCTGAATCAAGTTTTTTTGCTCATCTTTCCGAATTAAAAAACGAACAGATGACTTATGAACAAGTAGAAGAGTTCCTCGCACAAGGTGATGAAGAAGTTCAGCAATTAATGGACAAGTTTATCTATTACATCTCAATCGGACTTAATAATTTAATTAATATGTACAACCCGGAAGTAATTGTATTAGATAGTGAACTGTTACGTATATACCCGAACGCTTTAGAAAAGATAACGGCGAACTTACATTCATCTATTAGTCATTATCATTCACTATCGATTTCAACGATTGGGAAAAGATCTTCTGTGTTAGGTGCATGCGCTTTAGCAATAAAACATTTTCTAAATGTACCTACTTTAAATTTACCTGTAGAGCAAAAATGA
- the uxaC gene encoding glucuronate isomerase, with product MNTFLNKHFLLDTKAAVDLYENAAKDLPIFDFHCHLVPEEVWENKPYENITQLWLGGDHYKWRAMRMHGIGEEFITGEKSDWEKFEAWAKTMPYLIGNPLHHWAHMELKMFFGIEKILSPEKAREIYDECNEKLAQPDYRPRSFIETANVKFIGTTDDPVSTLEYHQKLKADETFDAIIAPTFRPDGALYIERPTFHNWVKTLEEVSDVKVTDLDSFLQALQQRVDYFHENGGRASDHDIQKLEYVETTKEEAAPIFAKRLNGEELTDNELTAYQSFLLKQVGMMYAEKSWVMQLHMGAMRNNNTRMKELIGPDTGFDSIGEKNFAEGVSKFLDALEMENKLPRTVLFNLNPKDNAVLAGMMGNFYEAGVPGKIQFGSGWWFNDHIDGMERQMKDLANVGLLSHFIGMLTDSRSFLSYARHDYFRRILCNILGDWVERGLAPNDPKFLEEMVRNIGYNNAEKYFLER from the coding sequence ATGAACACTTTTTTAAATAAGCATTTTTTATTAGATACGAAGGCTGCTGTAGATTTATATGAAAATGCAGCGAAAGACTTACCAATCTTTGATTTCCATTGTCACCTTGTACCAGAAGAGGTTTGGGAAAATAAACCTTACGAAAATATTACGCAATTATGGCTAGGTGGGGACCATTACAAATGGAGAGCTATGCGTATGCATGGTATTGGTGAAGAATTCATTACTGGAGAGAAAAGCGACTGGGAAAAATTCGAAGCTTGGGCAAAAACAATGCCTTATTTAATCGGAAATCCGTTACATCATTGGGCTCATATGGAGTTAAAAATGTTCTTCGGAATCGAGAAAATTTTAAGCCCAGAAAAAGCACGTGAAATTTATGATGAGTGTAATGAGAAACTTGCACAGCCTGACTATAGACCAAGATCATTTATTGAAACAGCAAACGTAAAGTTTATCGGTACTACAGATGACCCAGTTTCTACATTAGAATATCACCAAAAATTAAAAGCAGATGAAACATTTGATGCAATTATCGCACCAACATTCCGACCGGATGGAGCATTATATATTGAACGTCCAACTTTTCATAACTGGGTAAAAACGTTAGAAGAAGTGTCGGATGTAAAAGTTACTGATTTAGATAGCTTCCTACAAGCATTACAGCAACGTGTTGATTACTTCCATGAAAATGGTGGTAGAGCATCTGACCATGATATTCAAAAGTTAGAATATGTGGAAACAACAAAAGAAGAAGCAGCTCCTATTTTTGCAAAACGCTTAAATGGTGAAGAACTAACTGATAACGAATTAACTGCTTATCAATCTTTCTTACTAAAACAAGTAGGTATGATGTACGCAGAAAAGAGCTGGGTAATGCAGCTTCATATGGGTGCAATGCGTAATAATAATACGAGAATGAAAGAATTAATCGGTCCTGACACTGGATTTGATTCTATTGGCGAAAAGAATTTTGCAGAAGGCGTTTCTAAGTTTTTAGATGCGTTAGAAATGGAAAATAAATTGCCAAGAACGGTCCTTTTCAACTTAAATCCGAAAGATAATGCCGTTTTAGCTGGAATGATGGGTAACTTCTATGAAGCTGGAGTACCTGGAAAAATTCAATTCGGTTCTGGTTGGTGGTTTAATGACCATATCGACGGAATGGAAAGGCAAATGAAAGACTTAGCAAACGTTGGTTTATTAAGTCACTTCATCGGAATGCTTACAGATTCTCGAAGCTTCCTATCTTATGCACGTCACGACTATTTCCGCCGCATTTTATGTAACATCTTAGGTGATTGGGTGGAGAGAGGTTTAGCTCCAAACGATCCGAAGTTTTTAGAGGAAATGGTTCGTAATATCGGATACAACAACGCTGAAAAATATTTCTTAGAGCGCTAA
- the gndA gene encoding NADP-dependent phosphogluconate dehydrogenase, giving the protein MSKQQIGVIGLAVMGKNLALNIESRGYSVAVFNRSFDKTEAFLQNEAKGKNFVGAETVEEFVNSLEKPRKILLMVKAGDATDATIDSLRPYLEEGDIIIDGGNTYFEDTVRRNKELAEAGLNFIGTGVSGGEEGALTGPSIMPGGKKEAYELVQPILEAISAKVEGDACCTYIGPDGAGHYVKMVHNGIEYGDMQLISEAYFILKNVLGLSAQELHEVFADWNKGELDSYLIEITADIFTKVDEETGKPLVDVILDTAGQKGTGKWTSKDALDLGVPLPIITESVFARFISAMKEERVKASKMLAGPESKPFAGNKEELIEAVRRALYMSKIVSYAQGFAQMRAASEERNWNLNYGEIAMIFRGGCIIRAQFLQKIKDAYDRDANLANLLLDPYFKEIVEGYQQALRQVVAVAVERGIPVPSFASAIAYYDSYRTETLPANLLQAQRDYFGAHTYQRVDKEGVFHTNWMSK; this is encoded by the coding sequence ATGTCCAAACAACAAATTGGTGTAATTGGTTTAGCAGTAATGGGTAAAAACTTAGCACTTAACATTGAAAGCAGAGGTTATTCCGTAGCAGTATTTAACCGTTCTTTCGACAAGACAGAAGCATTTTTACAAAATGAAGCAAAAGGTAAAAACTTCGTTGGTGCAGAAACAGTTGAAGAATTTGTTAACTCTTTAGAAAAACCAAGAAAAATTTTACTTATGGTAAAAGCAGGGGATGCAACGGATGCAACAATTGACTCTTTAAGACCATACCTTGAAGAAGGCGATATTATTATCGATGGCGGAAATACGTATTTCGAAGATACAGTTCGTCGTAACAAAGAATTAGCAGAAGCGGGACTAAACTTCATTGGTACTGGTGTTTCAGGTGGAGAAGAGGGCGCGTTAACTGGTCCTTCTATTATGCCAGGTGGTAAAAAAGAAGCTTACGAGCTAGTTCAGCCTATTTTAGAAGCAATCTCTGCAAAAGTAGAAGGCGATGCTTGCTGTACGTACATCGGTCCAGACGGTGCAGGCCATTATGTGAAAATGGTTCATAATGGGATTGAGTATGGCGATATGCAATTAATTTCAGAAGCATACTTCATTTTGAAAAATGTATTAGGCTTAAGCGCACAAGAGCTTCATGAAGTGTTCGCTGACTGGAATAAAGGTGAGTTAGATAGCTACTTAATCGAAATTACTGCTGATATCTTCACGAAAGTTGATGAAGAAACAGGTAAACCGTTAGTAGACGTTATTTTAGATACTGCTGGACAAAAAGGTACAGGTAAATGGACAAGTAAAGATGCATTAGATCTTGGTGTTCCACTACCAATCATTACAGAATCCGTATTTGCTCGCTTCATTTCAGCAATGAAAGAAGAGCGTGTGAAAGCTAGTAAAATGCTTGCTGGCCCAGAAAGTAAACCATTTGCTGGTAATAAAGAAGAGCTTATCGAAGCAGTTCGTAGAGCACTTTATATGAGTAAAATTGTTTCTTACGCACAAGGTTTCGCGCAAATGCGTGCTGCAAGTGAGGAACGTAATTGGAACTTAAACTATGGTGAGATTGCAATGATCTTCCGTGGTGGTTGTATCATCCGTGCGCAATTCTTACAAAAAATTAAAGATGCGTATGATCGTGATGCAAACTTAGCGAACCTTTTATTAGACCCATACTTTAAAGAAATCGTAGAAGGTTACCAACAAGCACTACGTCAAGTTGTGGCAGTAGCAGTAGAGCGTGGAATACCTGTACCGTCATTTGCTAGTGCAATTGCATATTATGACAGCTACCGTACAGAAACATTACCTGCAAACCTTCTTCAAGCTCAACGTGATTATTTCGGTGCTCATACGTACCAACGTGTTGATAAAGAAGGAGTATTCCATACAAACTGGATGAGTAAATAA
- a CDS encoding AraC family transcriptional regulator yields MDQFNDIYKQLNMTDNWLNAFYRIQGLESYEFPFHSHHEYEIYFFCSGDCKYLINNHIYELEPGDIILLDGLTLHKPNPNKNTAYTRSMLHFSPDWVKELLPSLGIPNLLDPFRKLNNFLIRTGYNESGQYVDEKMKRIAMMQSQLGEEKQRTGKENEVLKAEVKLELIQLLVKIYKMSQEELAQVSNKKSEKELHAENIATWINDHFKEKISLDRLAEELNLSKYYASHVFKEVTGFTVMEYVMGCRLREVKFLLETKPKETLADISREVGFESVAHFSRFFKEKVGMTPSQYRKTRLQ; encoded by the coding sequence ATGGATCAATTTAACGACATATATAAACAACTAAATATGACAGATAACTGGCTCAACGCCTTTTATCGAATTCAAGGGCTAGAGTCGTATGAGTTTCCATTTCATTCCCATCACGAATATGAAATCTATTTTTTCTGCTCAGGTGATTGTAAATATTTAATAAATAACCACATTTATGAATTAGAGCCTGGCGACATTATTTTGTTAGATGGGTTAACGTTGCATAAACCAAATCCGAATAAAAATACGGCTTATACGAGAAGTATGCTTCATTTTTCACCAGATTGGGTGAAGGAGCTTTTACCTTCTTTAGGAATACCGAATCTACTTGATCCATTTCGAAAGCTCAACAATTTTTTAATTCGAACAGGCTATAACGAGTCAGGTCAATATGTTGACGAAAAAATGAAAAGAATTGCAATGATGCAGTCCCAATTAGGGGAAGAAAAGCAACGAACAGGTAAAGAGAATGAAGTACTAAAAGCAGAAGTAAAACTGGAACTCATTCAGTTATTAGTCAAAATTTATAAAATGAGCCAAGAAGAATTAGCTCAAGTGTCCAATAAGAAATCAGAAAAAGAGTTACATGCTGAAAATATCGCAACATGGATTAATGACCATTTTAAAGAAAAGATTAGTTTAGATCGCCTAGCGGAAGAACTAAATCTTAGTAAATATTACGCTTCCCATGTGTTTAAAGAAGTTACCGGTTTTACCGTGATGGAATATGTAATGGGATGCAGGTTAAGAGAAGTGAAATTTTTATTAGAAACGAAGCCAAAAGAAACGTTGGCCGACATTTCAAGAGAAGTAGGATTTGAAAGTGTCGCCCACTTTAGTCGATTTTTTAAAGAAAAAGTCGGGATGACACCGTCTCAATATCGTAAAACAAGATTACAGTAA
- a CDS encoding sugar phosphate isomerase/epimerase family protein, with protein MFEGIHISGFSDEISSDFNTQLEVVANLGMNYISLRGIDGKNIGDFTADEVKESVLPRLNAAGIKVSSVGSPIGKVFINDEEGFEKQKSMLEELCQISKLLDCKYIRIFSFYIPKGENPDGYRDAVVSKVKEFAQIAEKHNIVLLHENEKDIFGDIGRRCDDLLRSVDSPSFKAIFDFANFVQCGEDTQVCYDLLKDLVEYIHIKDAVTTDSQNVVCGTGEGKIPEILEQAISSGYKGFLTLEPHLVLFDSLKDLELEDATEVIKDDKGLDGAGGYKLQYEALLNILNQIESKGE; from the coding sequence ATGTTTGAAGGAATCCATATTTCAGGTTTTTCTGATGAAATTTCATCAGACTTTAACACTCAGTTAGAAGTTGTCGCTAATCTTGGGATGAACTATATATCACTACGTGGTATTGATGGAAAAAATATTGGGGATTTTACAGCAGATGAAGTAAAAGAATCTGTACTACCAAGGTTAAATGCTGCTGGAATTAAAGTATCTTCTGTCGGTTCTCCAATTGGAAAAGTGTTCATTAATGATGAAGAAGGCTTTGAAAAGCAAAAAAGTATGCTAGAAGAGCTTTGTCAAATTAGTAAATTACTAGATTGCAAGTACATTCGAATTTTTAGTTTTTATATACCTAAAGGAGAAAATCCAGACGGATATCGCGATGCTGTCGTTAGCAAAGTGAAAGAATTTGCTCAAATTGCTGAGAAGCACAACATCGTTCTTTTACATGAAAACGAGAAAGATATTTTCGGTGATATTGGCAGACGTTGTGACGACCTATTAAGATCTGTGGATTCTCCAAGCTTTAAAGCAATTTTCGACTTCGCTAACTTCGTTCAATGTGGAGAAGATACACAAGTTTGTTACGACCTACTAAAAGATTTAGTAGAGTACATTCATATAAAAGATGCAGTAACAACAGATAGTCAAAACGTTGTATGTGGTACAGGGGAAGGAAAGATACCTGAAATTTTAGAACAAGCTATTTCCTCTGGATATAAAGGGTTCTTAACATTAGAACCACATTTAGTACTTTTCGACTCATTAAAAGATTTAGAGTTAGAAGATGCTACAGAAGTAATTAAAGATGATAAAGGTTTAGACGGTGCTGGCGGTTATAAGCTTCAATACGAAGCTCTATTAAATATACTAAATCAAATCGAAAGTAAGGGGGAGTAA
- a CDS encoding Gfo/Idh/MocA family protein, producing the protein MKKVRLGIIGLGAQGGAYAGFIKEGRVPNMEIGAICDIDPAKKQESQEKYPEVPFYDNYIEMLESGDVDAVVTCVPHYLHPEMGIESIKRDVHVLVEKPAGVYTKQVRELNEYAATKPEVKFAIMFNQRTNPLYQKLKEIIDNGEIGNIRRTNWIITNWWRPQGYYDQSEWRATWSGEGGGVLVNQAPHQLDLLQWICGMPEKVYSNVKYGYQRDIAVEDEVTAVLDYGNGATGVFVTCTHDVVGTDRFEILGDKGKIVVEDSKKVTIKRLNKPENEMSASMSMQDVMRIFMGGSTDDIYSEEVLEFGSAWGVQHSAVLENFAAAILDGTDLLAPGSDGIFGVRLANAIHLSSWLGKEVETSFDEDVFLAELNKKIEEEKKVEVK; encoded by the coding sequence ATGAAAAAAGTAAGATTAGGTATTATCGGGTTAGGTGCACAAGGTGGAGCATATGCAGGGTTTATTAAAGAAGGTAGAGTACCAAACATGGAAATCGGTGCAATTTGTGACATCGATCCAGCTAAAAAGCAAGAATCTCAAGAGAAATATCCAGAAGTTCCCTTTTATGATAACTATATTGAAATGTTAGAAAGTGGCGACGTTGATGCAGTTGTAACGTGCGTACCGCATTACTTACATCCAGAAATGGGAATCGAGTCTATTAAACGTGATGTCCACGTACTAGTAGAAAAGCCAGCTGGTGTTTATACAAAGCAAGTTAGAGAGTTAAACGAATATGCAGCTACAAAACCTGAAGTGAAGTTCGCGATCATGTTCAACCAAAGAACAAACCCACTCTATCAAAAATTAAAAGAAATTATTGATAACGGGGAAATCGGTAATATCCGTCGTACAAACTGGATTATTACGAACTGGTGGAGACCACAAGGTTATTATGACCAAAGTGAGTGGAGAGCAACTTGGAGCGGTGAAGGTGGCGGTGTCCTTGTAAACCAAGCTCCTCACCAATTAGACTTACTACAATGGATTTGTGGAATGCCTGAAAAAGTTTACTCAAACGTAAAATACGGTTACCAACGTGACATTGCGGTAGAAGACGAAGTAACAGCTGTATTAGACTACGGAAATGGTGCGACTGGTGTATTCGTTACTTGTACACATGACGTTGTCGGAACAGACCGCTTTGAAATCCTTGGAGATAAAGGGAAAATCGTTGTGGAAGATAGCAAAAAAGTAACGATTAAACGTTTAAATAAACCAGAAAACGAAATGAGCGCAAGCATGAGCATGCAAGATGTGATGAGAATCTTCATGGGTGGCAGCACAGATGATATTTATAGTGAAGAAGTATTAGAGTTCGGTAGTGCATGGGGCGTTCAACACTCCGCAGTATTAGAAAACTTCGCGGCAGCTATTTTAGATGGAACAGATCTTTTAGCTCCTGGTAGCGATGGTATTTTCGGAGTACGTTTAGCGAATGCGATTCACTTATCTAGCTGGTTAGGTAAAGAAGTAGAAACGTCATTTGACGAGGATGTATTCCTTGCAGAGCTAAATAAAAAAATTGAAGAAGAAAAGAAAGTAGAAGTAAAGTAA
- a CDS encoding Gfo/Idh/MocA family protein, whose product MLKIAVIGLGDISQIHIPAIQANPNVQLVAACDIDETKNVYDSNIQFYTDYESMLKNESLDCVHICLPHYLHYPVTKTCVEHGVNVFLEKPLGLNEQEGLELVKLEEANPNVKICVCFQNRFNETFEMLYDAVQTEKYGKVLGVKGLVTWYRPKSYYETKPWRGQMDLAGGGVMINQALHTVDLMQLLGGEIESIKGSIDQLLDYNIEVEDTATARIQFRNGATGLFFATNSNYGNSSVELQVIFEHGKLTIKDSILTRVDDEGKKERLIEDSRLPGTKFYYGASHMKLIHHFYKCIANDTNDYIHAKDALPSLTIIDAIRKSSETNKRIQMEG is encoded by the coding sequence ATGCTGAAAATAGCAGTTATAGGTTTAGGAGATATATCTCAAATACACATTCCAGCGATACAAGCTAACCCAAATGTTCAACTTGTTGCCGCATGTGATATAGATGAAACGAAAAATGTGTATGACTCTAACATCCAATTTTATACGGATTATGAATCGATGTTAAAAAACGAATCGTTAGACTGTGTTCATATATGTTTACCACACTATTTACATTACCCTGTTACAAAAACTTGTGTAGAACATGGCGTGAACGTGTTTCTTGAAAAGCCTCTTGGACTGAACGAGCAAGAAGGATTAGAACTCGTGAAACTAGAGGAAGCTAATCCAAATGTAAAAATATGCGTTTGCTTCCAAAATCGTTTCAATGAGACGTTTGAAATGCTATACGACGCTGTTCAAACAGAAAAGTATGGGAAAGTATTAGGTGTGAAAGGGTTAGTAACTTGGTATCGACCGAAGTCTTATTATGAAACGAAACCGTGGCGTGGTCAAATGGACTTAGCAGGTGGCGGAGTGATGATTAACCAAGCGTTACACACTGTAGATTTAATGCAATTACTAGGTGGAGAAATCGAATCGATTAAAGGCTCTATCGACCAATTGCTAGACTATAACATTGAAGTGGAAGATACGGCAACTGCTAGAATTCAATTTCGAAATGGCGCAACCGGTTTATTTTTCGCAACAAATTCGAACTATGGTAACTCTAGTGTCGAGCTACAAGTTATATTTGAGCACGGCAAGTTAACGATTAAAGACAGTATTTTAACTCGAGTGGATGACGAAGGTAAAAAAGAAAGATTAATAGAAGATTCAAGATTACCTGGTACAAAGTTTTACTACGGTGCAAGTCATATGAAGCTCATTCACCATTTTTACAAGTGTATTGCAAATGATACGAACGATTATATACATGCGAAAGATGCTTTACCATCCTTAACAATTATCGATGCAATTCGAAAGTCTTCTGAAACTAACAAACGAATTCAAATGGAGGGATAA
- a CDS encoding sugar phosphate isomerase/epimerase family protein, translating into MKKGKIGVQMMMLKDKVEELGVYETMKKIHGLGFSAVEVSQIPMTEENVAELKRASEDFGIEIAALSAALEPMMPGMPGETLSADFDKIVNDCKTLNCNFLRIGMLPLTTIGHKDKIMEFVQKADEVAERLAEHGIDLYYHNHHIEFQKYDGEYLFDIIKNNTSKLGFEIDVHWVHRGGLNPVDVIRKYEGRVSLIHLKDYRIGQMDLSVMEGGFDRDKFFQAFNNTVQFAELGQGSLDFNAIIDAGLESGSQYFLIEQDDVYGRDPFDCLKDSAEHLRSIGYADWF; encoded by the coding sequence ATGAAAAAAGGTAAAATTGGCGTACAAATGATGATGTTAAAAGATAAAGTAGAAGAACTTGGTGTGTACGAGACGATGAAAAAGATACACGGGCTAGGTTTCAGTGCGGTGGAAGTATCACAAATTCCAATGACAGAAGAAAATGTTGCAGAGTTAAAACGTGCGAGCGAAGACTTCGGAATTGAAATCGCCGCGTTATCAGCAGCATTAGAACCAATGATGCCAGGAATGCCAGGGGAAACGTTATCTGCTGATTTTGACAAGATCGTAAATGACTGCAAAACGTTAAATTGTAATTTCCTTCGCATCGGAATGCTACCACTCACAACAATTGGCCATAAAGATAAAATTATGGAATTCGTTCAAAAAGCAGATGAGGTAGCAGAAAGATTAGCAGAGCACGGAATTGACCTTTATTACCATAATCACCATATTGAATTCCAAAAATACGACGGCGAATATTTATTCGATATTATTAAAAACAACACATCTAAGCTTGGCTTTGAAATAGACGTTCATTGGGTTCATAGAGGCGGCTTAAACCCGGTTGATGTAATTCGTAAATACGAAGGACGCGTTTCATTAATTCACTTAAAAGATTACCGTATTGGTCAAATGGACTTAAGTGTAATGGAAGGCGGATTTGATAGAGATAAGTTCTTCCAAGCGTTTAATAATACAGTTCAATTCGCAGAGCTTGGCCAAGGTAGTTTAGACTTTAACGCGATTATTGATGCTGGCCTAGAAAGTGGATCTCAATACTTCTTAATCGAGCAAGACGACGTATACGGACGCGATCCATTCGATTGCTTAAAAGACTCAGCAGAACATTTAAGAAGCATCGGATATGCGGATTGGTTTTAA